In Leptospira langatensis, a genomic segment contains:
- a CDS encoding bifunctional helix-turn-helix domain-containing protein/methylated-DNA--[protein]-cysteine S-methyltransferase produces the protein MTDFNRIEKAISFIRKNFKSQPSLDEIANQLHLSPHHFQRMFTDWAGVSPKKFLQYTTLEYAKKMLKENVSLLDTAFESGLSGTSRLHDLFMNIEGMTPGEYKNGGKSLAINYSFAETPFGRLLVASTTKGICYITFSENDAKSLKELKSIFPNASYTQTVDMVQQNALFIFSYDWKKLNKIKLHLKGTDFQIKVWESLLKIPMGKLSTYGEIAKQLDRPNASRAVGTAIGKNPVAFLIPCHRVIQSSGEFGEYHWGSSRKIAMIGWEAAQVDALPQKKAQG, from the coding sequence ATTACAGACTTCAATCGAATAGAAAAAGCAATTTCTTTTATACGGAAGAACTTCAAGTCCCAGCCTTCTCTGGACGAGATTGCAAACCAACTCCACCTTAGCCCTCATCATTTCCAAAGAATGTTTACAGACTGGGCCGGAGTGAGCCCGAAAAAGTTCCTGCAATACACAACCTTGGAATATGCCAAGAAAATGCTGAAAGAGAATGTTTCCCTTCTCGACACTGCATTCGAATCCGGACTCTCCGGAACGAGCAGACTACACGATCTGTTCATGAATATCGAGGGAATGACACCAGGCGAATACAAGAATGGAGGAAAGAGTCTTGCGATCAATTACAGTTTCGCAGAGACTCCGTTCGGCAGACTACTCGTCGCCTCTACTACTAAAGGTATTTGTTATATAACATTTTCCGAAAACGATGCAAAGTCCCTGAAAGAGCTCAAATCGATCTTCCCGAATGCAAGCTATACGCAAACCGTGGATATGGTCCAACAAAACGCGCTCTTTATCTTCTCCTATGATTGGAAGAAGTTGAACAAGATCAAACTTCACTTAAAAGGAACGGATTTTCAGATCAAGGTTTGGGAGTCTCTTCTTAAGATCCCTATGGGGAAACTCTCCACTTACGGAGAGATCGCGAAACAACTAGATCGTCCGAATGCTTCCCGAGCTGTGGGAACAGCCATTGGAAAGAATCCGGTCGCATTTCTGATCCCCTGCCATCGGGTGATCCAATCCTCCGGTGAATTCGGTGAATACCATTGGGGAAGTTCTCGCAAGATAGCAATGATCGGCTGGGAAGCAGCGCAAGTGGATGCGCTACCGCAAAAGAAGGCGCAAGGATGA
- a CDS encoding TetR/AcrR family transcriptional regulator — MKKVTKQPAKTRDLQKTRERILYAAFEKFFKCGFQATSMDELVKKTDLSKGAFYHQFPTKFLLGYAVVEEVIRPLILNRWILPLREYENPLQGILDLMQMHICETKPELLRYGCPLNNFMQEMSPVDGGFRTRLRSALRLWIKELEKELLRAKEIGLVRKDVNAKEAASFIVMFHEGVYGFLKGSGNPELSLFFREKMKSYLESISKDGIILA; from the coding sequence ATGAAGAAAGTAACAAAACAGCCGGCTAAGACCAGGGATCTGCAAAAAACGAGAGAGCGTATTCTCTATGCTGCTTTTGAGAAATTCTTCAAGTGCGGATTTCAAGCGACTAGCATGGACGAGCTAGTCAAGAAAACGGATCTAAGCAAAGGAGCATTTTATCACCAGTTCCCAACCAAATTCCTTTTGGGTTACGCAGTAGTAGAAGAAGTGATACGCCCCCTGATCCTAAATCGATGGATCCTGCCGCTTAGAGAATATGAGAATCCTCTGCAAGGGATCCTGGACTTGATGCAAATGCATATCTGCGAAACAAAGCCGGAATTGCTTCGCTACGGATGCCCTTTGAATAATTTTATGCAGGAGATGTCCCCCGTGGACGGAGGATTTCGTACGCGATTAAGATCGGCGCTAAGACTCTGGATAAAAGAATTGGAAAAAGAGCTTCTCAGAGCGAAAGAAATCGGATTGGTCCGCAAAGATGTAAATGCAAAGGAAGCTGCCTCCTTTATAGTAATGTTCCATGAAGGAGTCTACGGTTTCTTGAAGGGCTCGGGAAATCCGGAATTATCCCTATTCTTTCGGGAGAAAATGAAATCTTATTTGGAATCCATCTCGAAGGATGGGATAATCCTAGCTTGA
- a CDS encoding DUF1761 domain-containing protein, which yields MLPINLISVLLATLAAMVLGFLLHGPILGKVWMKLANIVPTGNEKFSDMLPNLFWNLVANFVTAYVLAVVYLFASSSPYLTGSGIWKGVTCGIWVWLGFIVTSTSMEVIWMGKKRALWLFECGCSLLVMAVMGAIIAGM from the coding sequence ATGTTACCGATCAATTTAATTTCAGTTTTGCTGGCCACACTTGCCGCTATGGTTTTGGGATTTCTTTTGCACGGACCCATTCTGGGTAAGGTTTGGATGAAACTCGCGAATATCGTACCCACGGGAAATGAAAAGTTCTCGGATATGCTACCGAATTTGTTTTGGAACCTAGTCGCAAACTTCGTAACCGCCTACGTGCTCGCGGTCGTATATTTATTCGCGTCCTCTTCTCCTTATTTAACTGGTAGCGGTATTTGGAAAGGTGTGACCTGCGGCATTTGGGTTTGGCTTGGTTTCATCGTGACCTCAACCTCTATGGAAGTGATCTGGATGGGCAAAAAACGTGCGCTTTGGTTATTCGAATGCGGATGCTCGCTTCTCGTCATGGCAGTGATGGGAGCGATCATCGCAGGTATGTAA
- a CDS encoding elongation factor G-like protein: MSLPHLNPGIFAHIDAGKTTLLERILFETGKITAPGRIEEGTTESDYLPEEIERGISIQSTVARIQYPNAEDARLLLQFVDNPGHLDFQSQANASLLVSDFGLVLIDAFEGLKSQTFQNVEALRKAGKPILFFLNKLDRPGADILTSLVDLEVALGKEPILLFREDGTVPILKGEGQEAEFLPLLEWDPILSEEYLKDHSLLPKLALQGLVKGFWSGNLFPVLGGSALQGKGVHQLLSLLEILAHGKTEKPVPSSKSKDGIAIVFKREVHPELGKLLHFQALAPIRIGESVFFGEKEYKIQNLYRISARDYEEATEAEAGELLATTSFLLPKPGDILSRHNAPNASLLSPIRKQFQILLEPEKGEDRDELWQALQDLAWLDESVSVDILSDTGQFRLSGTGELHLEISLSRLKESFTKSFQTSGIKVARFALWKNLVQKVAFQHTAFDHKISSGQVLASLESSHSFSKGVRFNVQLPSSVEESITSAFDEVMAKGKEGEEVLGLSMVIESYEPPPGANVDELSSLIKVAVIKGLKDIIPNYSELIGPRSELEILTPDLYLGDILASLAKRDVRIRKVTAVTEGRQLIQASAATQNLLGFSGVLRNMAQGRGVLSLDSLFDFDNHSVLF; encoded by the coding sequence ATGTCCCTTCCTCACTTAAATCCCGGGATCTTCGCACATATAGATGCCGGAAAAACCACACTATTAGAAAGGATCCTTTTCGAAACGGGCAAGATAACAGCTCCCGGAAGAATAGAAGAAGGGACCACCGAGTCCGATTATCTTCCCGAGGAGATAGAGAGAGGAATTTCCATTCAATCCACAGTGGCTCGGATCCAATATCCGAATGCAGAAGACGCCAGACTTCTTCTGCAATTCGTGGATAACCCTGGCCATTTGGATTTCCAGTCCCAGGCAAATGCTTCCCTTCTTGTGAGCGATTTCGGCCTCGTGCTGATCGATGCTTTCGAGGGCCTCAAGTCCCAAACCTTCCAAAATGTGGAAGCACTTCGAAAGGCAGGAAAACCAATATTATTTTTTTTGAATAAACTCGATCGCCCAGGCGCGGACATATTGACCTCTCTTGTGGATCTGGAAGTCGCCCTGGGAAAGGAGCCCATTCTCCTTTTTAGAGAGGACGGCACAGTTCCCATCCTAAAAGGAGAAGGGCAGGAGGCAGAGTTCCTTCCTTTGCTCGAATGGGATCCTATTCTTTCGGAAGAATATCTAAAGGATCATTCCCTTCTTCCAAAGCTGGCTCTCCAGGGACTGGTAAAGGGTTTTTGGTCCGGGAATCTGTTTCCGGTGCTCGGAGGTTCCGCTTTGCAGGGAAAGGGGGTTCACCAACTTCTTTCTCTTTTGGAGATCCTGGCACATGGCAAAACGGAGAAGCCGGTTCCTTCTTCCAAAAGCAAGGATGGGATCGCCATCGTCTTTAAGAGAGAAGTGCATCCTGAGCTTGGAAAGCTTCTTCACTTTCAGGCCTTGGCTCCCATTCGGATCGGCGAATCCGTATTCTTTGGAGAGAAGGAGTATAAGATCCAAAACTTGTATCGGATTTCCGCAAGAGATTACGAAGAAGCTACCGAGGCTGAGGCAGGTGAACTCTTGGCCACCACCTCCTTCTTATTGCCGAAGCCGGGAGATATACTTTCGAGACATAATGCGCCAAATGCTAGCTTATTGTCGCCTATCCGAAAGCAATTCCAGATCTTGCTCGAACCGGAGAAAGGAGAAGACAGAGATGAACTCTGGCAGGCTCTCCAAGATCTGGCATGGCTGGACGAATCCGTCTCGGTAGATATACTTTCCGATACGGGGCAATTTCGTCTATCGGGCACGGGAGAGTTGCATTTAGAGATCTCTCTTTCGCGACTAAAGGAGAGTTTTACAAAAAGCTTTCAGACTAGTGGAATCAAGGTTGCAAGATTCGCTCTATGGAAAAATTTGGTTCAAAAGGTCGCATTTCAGCATACCGCGTTCGATCATAAGATCTCGAGCGGACAGGTGCTCGCGTCCTTGGAAAGCTCTCACAGCTTTTCTAAGGGAGTGCGGTTTAATGTTCAGTTACCCAGTTCGGTTGAAGAATCTATCACTTCCGCTTTTGACGAAGTGATGGCAAAGGGAAAAGAAGGAGAAGAAGTTCTCGGTCTTTCCATGGTCATCGAATCCTACGAGCCTCCTCCGGGAGCGAACGTGGATGAACTGTCTTCTTTGATCAAAGTAGCTGTCATCAAGGGATTAAAAGACATAATTCCGAATTATTCGGAACTCATTGGTCCTCGATCCGAGTTAGAGATCCTTACACCGGATCTTTACCTCGGTGATATCTTGGCGAGTTTGGCTAAGAGAGATGTGAGGATACGCAAGGTCACTGCGGTGACCGAGGGACGCCAATTGATCCAAGCAAGCGCTGCTACGCAAAACTTGCTTGGCTTTAGCGGTGTCCTTAGAAATATGGCTCAGGGAAGGGGCGTCCTATCTTTGGACTCCCTTTTTGACTTTGATAACCATTCTGTATTGTTTTAA
- the tuf gene encoding elongation factor Tu — MAKEKFDRSKPHLNVGTIGHVDHGKTTLTAAITTTLAKVLGGKNKAVAYDQIDNAPEEKARGITIATSHQEYETANRHYAHVDCPGHADYVKNMITGAAQMDAAILVVSATDGPMPQTKEHILLARQVGVPYIIVFINKADMLAADEREEMIQMVEMDVRDLLNKYNFPGDDTPIVYGSALKALEGDESELGTQSIVKLMEALDTYVPNPKRIVDKPFLMPVEDVFSITGRGTVATGRVEQGTLKINDEVEIVGIRPTTKTVVTGIEMFRKLLDSAEAGDNIGALLRGTKKEDIERGQVLAKPGSITPHRKFNAEVYVLTKDEGGRHTPFFNNYRPQFYFRTTDITGVCNLPNGMEMVMPGDNVTMSIELIHPIAMDKGLKFAIREGGKTIGSGVVAEITE; from the coding sequence ATGGCTAAGGAGAAATTCGACAGGTCCAAACCACACTTAAACGTTGGTACTATCGGACACGTTGACCATGGAAAAACCACGCTAACGGCAGCAATCACCACTACGCTTGCAAAAGTATTGGGTGGAAAAAACAAAGCCGTAGCATACGACCAAATTGATAACGCGCCGGAAGAAAAGGCTCGTGGTATCACCATCGCAACTTCTCACCAAGAGTATGAGACTGCGAACCGTCACTACGCACACGTTGACTGCCCAGGCCACGCTGACTATGTTAAGAACATGATCACCGGTGCGGCTCAGATGGACGCAGCGATCCTAGTTGTTTCTGCAACTGATGGACCAATGCCTCAAACAAAAGAGCATATCCTACTCGCACGTCAGGTTGGTGTTCCTTACATCATCGTATTCATCAACAAAGCTGACATGCTTGCAGCTGACGAGCGTGAAGAAATGATCCAAATGGTTGAGATGGACGTTCGCGACCTTCTTAACAAATATAACTTCCCTGGCGACGATACTCCTATCGTTTACGGATCCGCTCTGAAAGCTCTCGAAGGAGACGAATCTGAGCTCGGAACTCAATCTATTGTTAAATTGATGGAAGCTCTGGACACTTACGTTCCAAATCCAAAACGTATCGTTGATAAACCTTTCCTAATGCCAGTAGAGGACGTATTCTCTATCACTGGTCGTGGAACTGTTGCAACTGGAAGAGTAGAGCAAGGAACCCTGAAGATCAACGACGAAGTCGAGATCGTAGGTATTCGCCCAACTACCAAGACTGTTGTTACTGGTATCGAAATGTTCCGTAAACTTTTAGATTCTGCTGAAGCAGGGGACAATATCGGTGCTCTTCTTCGTGGAACTAAGAAAGAGGACATCGAGAGAGGACAGGTTCTTGCTAAGCCAGGATCGATCACTCCTCACAGAAAGTTCAACGCGGAAGTTTACGTTCTTACCAAAGACGAAGGTGGACGTCACACTCCATTCTTCAATAACTACCGTCCACAGTTCTATTTTAGAACTACCGACATCACTGGCGTCTGTAACCTGCCTAACGGTATGGAAATGGTAATGCCTGGTGACAACGTTACTATGAGCATCGAGTTGATCCACCCGATCGCTATGGACAAAGGTCTTAAATTCGCGATCCGCGAAGGTGGAAAGACTATCGGTTCTGGCGTAGTGGCTGAGATCACCGAGTAA
- the rpsJ gene encoding 30S ribosomal protein S10, translating to MAGQKIRVKLKAFDHKLIDQSTYEIVATAKRTGATVSGPIPLPTKKEIYTVLRSPHVNKKSREQFEMKTHKRLIDILDTNEDTVEALMKLQLPAGVSVDIKS from the coding sequence ATGGCTGGCCAAAAGATCAGAGTAAAGCTTAAAGCTTTCGATCATAAGTTGATCGACCAATCAACTTACGAGATCGTTGCGACTGCCAAAAGGACCGGAGCTACTGTCTCCGGTCCGATTCCTCTTCCAACGAAGAAGGAAATATACACAGTCCTCCGTTCTCCTCACGTAAATAAAAAATCAAGAGAGCAGTTTGAGATGAAAACTCACAAACGGCTTATCGACATCCTGGACACCAACGAAGACACGGTGGAAGCATTAATGAAATTGCAACTACCAGCCGGTGTGTCCGTGGATATTAAATCCTAA
- the rplC gene encoding 50S ribosomal protein L3 — MAKGLIGKKIGMSQIFDEQGNIIPVTVLEVGPCAVSQVKSAATDGYDAIQLAFQDDKEKHLTKAEKAHLAKAGLTPKRVLKEFRNFGDQPAAGSELKAQDVFTVSDVVKVTGTSKGKGFQGVIKRYGHHGGPGAHGSRFHRHPGSMGSNTTPGRVFKGRKLPGRTGFDTKTVLNLKVVRIHEAENLVFVSGSVPGPANSIITIEKI; from the coding sequence ATGGCAAAGGGATTAATCGGTAAAAAGATAGGGATGTCCCAAATCTTCGACGAACAAGGAAATATCATTCCTGTAACCGTCTTAGAAGTAGGTCCCTGCGCAGTTTCCCAAGTCAAGTCCGCAGCAACGGACGGTTACGACGCGATTCAATTGGCTTTTCAGGATGATAAAGAAAAACACCTGACTAAAGCTGAGAAGGCTCATTTGGCGAAAGCCGGCCTTACTCCTAAAAGAGTGTTGAAGGAATTCCGCAATTTCGGCGATCAGCCTGCAGCTGGATCCGAGTTAAAGGCGCAAGACGTCTTTACAGTATCGGATGTAGTAAAAGTTACGGGAACTAGCAAAGGAAAGGGTTTCCAAGGTGTTATCAAAAGATACGGACACCATGGTGGACCAGGAGCTCACGGCTCTCGTTTCCATAGGCACCCGGGATCCATGGGATCCAACACCACTCCAGGTAGAGTGTTCAAAGGTCGCAAACTGCCAGGACGTACCGGTTTCGATACAAAGACGGTATTGAATCTAAAAGTAGTTCGTATCCACGAAGCTGAGAATTTGGTTTTTGTTAGCGGTTCCGTTCCAGGACCTGCAAATTCCATCATAACTATTGAGAAGATATAA
- the rplD gene encoding 50S ribosomal protein L4 — protein sequence MKAQKYSKEGKLLSEIELPAALFESKYSSGAIYDAIKAENANLRSGNHHTKTRSEVSGGGKKPWSQKGTGRARQGSIRAPHWVGGGTVHGPRKRSYSYNVSPKVKRRAVLSVLNKKAQDAVIKVVEDLDPKEFSTKAFATLFNNIGLKNTGVIGFLVGGENEVLKKSVRNIPTVKYINSKRIAVRDILYNRNLVITEGALGEILKHYGESK from the coding sequence ATGAAAGCACAGAAGTACTCAAAAGAAGGAAAACTGCTCTCGGAAATCGAACTTCCTGCAGCGCTGTTCGAATCCAAATATAGCAGCGGCGCGATTTACGACGCCATTAAGGCGGAGAACGCGAACCTCCGTTCCGGGAATCATCATACGAAAACCCGTTCCGAAGTATCCGGTGGTGGTAAAAAGCCATGGTCCCAAAAGGGAACTGGCCGCGCTCGCCAAGGTTCTATCCGCGCTCCTCATTGGGTGGGTGGTGGTACCGTTCACGGACCTCGTAAGAGAAGTTATTCGTACAACGTTTCTCCGAAAGTAAAACGCAGAGCGGTTTTATCCGTATTGAACAAGAAAGCGCAAGACGCTGTCATCAAAGTAGTAGAGGATCTGGATCCAAAAGAATTCAGTACTAAGGCTTTCGCGACTCTATTCAATAATATCGGATTAAAGAATACCGGAGTGATCGGATTCCTGGTAGGGGGAGAGAACGAAGTTCTTAAGAAGTCAGTTCGCAACATCCCTACTGTGAAGTACATCAACTCTAAACGTATCGCAGTTCGTGATATTCTCTATAATAGAAATTTGGTAATCACCGAAGGAGCTTTGGGAGAGATCCTCAAGCATTACGGGGAAAGTAAATGA
- a CDS encoding 50S ribosomal protein L23 — protein sequence MNLNEVILSPIITEKSQDLETIGEKTGKRTVKYTVEIHPRANKTLVKEAFRKIYNVTPSSVNIQVYRGKVKRFRHLPAPKAHWKKAIVTFQDGASIDFGKEA from the coding sequence ATGAACCTGAACGAAGTAATCTTATCTCCGATCATTACTGAGAAGTCTCAAGATCTTGAGACTATCGGTGAAAAGACCGGTAAAAGAACCGTAAAGTATACCGTGGAGATCCATCCTAGAGCGAACAAAACTCTGGTGAAGGAAGCATTCCGCAAAATCTATAATGTAACTCCTTCTTCTGTAAACATCCAAGTTTACCGTGGAAAGGTGAAAAGATTCCGTCATTTGCCGGCTCCGAAAGCGCATTGGAAAAAAGCCATCGTGACTTTCCAAGACGGAGCGAGCATCGACTTCGGAAAGGAAGCATAA
- the rplB gene encoding 50S ribosomal protein L2, producing MGIKKFKPVTSASRFKSVLTFDEITETEPYRPLTISLNYKAGRGEGGKIAVRRKGGRVKRKYRIIDFKRRKVGIPATVKTVEYDPYRSAFISLISYSDGEYAYILNAEGMKVGDKISSGEGVEIKIGNALPLGKIPPGTNVHNVELKIGRGGQIARTAGSFATIAGRDGEYILLKLPSSEVRKVHENCYATIGICSNKDHNLVSIGKAGRNRWLGKRPKVRGVVMNPVDHPHGGGEGRTSGGRHPVTPWGIPTKGYKTRRRAKPSDKFIIQKRKGNRSR from the coding sequence ATGGGAATTAAAAAGTTTAAACCCGTTACTTCCGCCAGCCGTTTCAAATCGGTACTCACATTCGATGAAATTACCGAGACAGAACCGTATCGCCCTTTAACGATCAGCTTAAATTACAAAGCAGGTCGCGGAGAAGGCGGAAAGATCGCAGTTCGCAGAAAAGGCGGAAGAGTAAAACGTAAATATCGTATCATCGACTTCAAACGTCGCAAAGTAGGAATTCCTGCTACCGTTAAGACTGTTGAATACGATCCATATCGTTCTGCGTTCATCTCTCTTATCAGCTACTCTGATGGGGAATACGCGTATATCCTGAACGCTGAAGGAATGAAAGTCGGAGATAAAATATCTTCCGGCGAAGGAGTGGAGATCAAGATCGGAAACGCACTTCCTCTCGGAAAGATCCCTCCAGGCACTAACGTGCATAACGTAGAGCTTAAGATCGGAAGAGGCGGACAGATCGCAAGAACCGCAGGATCCTTCGCTACTATTGCAGGTAGAGACGGAGAATACATTCTTCTCAAGCTTCCAAGCTCTGAAGTTCGTAAGGTTCACGAGAACTGCTACGCTACTATCGGAATTTGCAGTAATAAAGATCATAACCTGGTTTCTATCGGTAAGGCCGGAAGAAACAGATGGTTAGGAAAGCGCCCGAAAGTCAGAGGGGTCGTGATGAACCCTGTGGATCACCCGCATGGTGGTGGTGAGGGTCGTACTTCCGGAGGTCGTCACCCGGTGACTCCTTGGGGTATTCCTACAAAAGGTTATAAGACTCGTCGTAGGGCTAAGCCTTCCGACAAGTTCATCATCCAGAAGAGAAAGGGAAATAGGAGCAGGTAA
- the rpsS gene encoding 30S ribosomal protein S19 codes for MMRSSKKGPFIDSHLMSKVIKLNSENQKKPFKTWSRRSTIFPDMIGHTIMVHNGNKFIPVYINDNMVGHKLGEFAPTRTYRGHGNTDKKAAKK; via the coding sequence ATCATGAGATCCTCTAAAAAAGGTCCGTTCATCGACAGTCACCTCATGAGCAAGGTGATCAAACTGAACTCTGAAAATCAAAAGAAACCCTTCAAGACCTGGTCTCGTAGAAGTACGATCTTCCCGGACATGATCGGTCACACCATCATGGTTCATAACGGGAACAAGTTCATTCCGGTTTACATCAATGACAATATGGTCGGACACAAGTTGGGAGAATTTGCTCCTACTCGTACTTACCGTGGTCATGGAAATACGGATAAGAAGGCGGCGAAGAAATAA
- the rplV gene encoding 50S ribosomal protein L22 yields MEAVAIARFIRMSPRKLRLVADEIRGYEVAEALDILKYTNKRAIEPIFKLIKSASANAVVKSESADPGKMFIKKILVDEGPILKRFRPRARGRAARIRKRTSHVTVVISD; encoded by the coding sequence ATGGAAGCCGTAGCGATAGCAAGATTCATTAGAATGTCTCCTCGTAAACTTCGTCTCGTCGCTGATGAGATCCGTGGTTACGAAGTAGCGGAAGCTTTGGACATTCTTAAATATACGAACAAGAGAGCGATCGAGCCTATCTTTAAACTGATCAAGTCCGCTTCTGCGAACGCGGTCGTGAAAAGTGAAAGCGCAGATCCAGGAAAAATGTTCATCAAGAAAATCCTCGTGGACGAAGGCCCAATCCTAAAACGCTTCCGTCCTCGTGCTCGCGGTAGAGCTGCAAGGATTCGTAAGAGAACCAGCCACGTAACAGTGGTAATTTCGGATTAA
- the rpsC gene encoding 30S ribosomal protein S3 — MGQKVNPIGLRIGITRGWDSIWFSQGDYKKNLHEDIRIRRFIQGRFKEAGVVKVVVERFPEKINVNLHTAKPGVVIGKNGANIEAVKKVLKTMTEKPLNLNIIEVKKPETIAQCIAESIAIQIQERQPFRRVMKQELRRAMRGGVEGIKILISGRLNGADMARREGYREGRIPLHTLRAKIDLGFREASTTFGQIGVKVWTYTGDFINNKEESEEDKYAVKRRTN; from the coding sequence ATGGGACAGAAAGTTAACCCAATCGGACTTCGTATCGGAATTACCCGTGGATGGGATTCCATTTGGTTCTCTCAAGGAGATTACAAAAAGAATCTTCATGAAGATATCAGAATTCGTAGATTTATCCAAGGCCGTTTTAAAGAAGCTGGCGTAGTGAAAGTTGTAGTTGAGCGCTTCCCTGAGAAGATCAACGTTAACCTTCACACTGCTAAGCCTGGTGTTGTGATCGGTAAGAACGGAGCGAATATCGAAGCCGTTAAGAAAGTCCTCAAGACCATGACTGAGAAGCCTTTGAACCTTAACATTATCGAAGTTAAGAAGCCTGAGACTATCGCTCAATGCATTGCTGAGTCGATCGCGATCCAGATCCAAGAGCGTCAACCGTTCCGTCGTGTAATGAAGCAAGAGCTTCGTCGTGCGATGAGAGGTGGTGTAGAGGGAATCAAGATCCTGATCTCCGGACGTTTGAACGGAGCGGATATGGCTCGTCGCGAAGGTTATAGAGAAGGAAGAATCCCTCTTCATACTTTAAGAGCGAAAATCGATTTAGGATTCCGCGAAGCTAGCACTACTTTCGGACAGATCGGAGTGAAGGTTTGGACCTATACCGGTGACTTCATTAACAATAAAGAAGAATCCGAAGAAGATAAATACGCCGTTAAGAGAAGGACCAACTGA
- the rplP gene encoding 50S ribosomal protein L16, with the protein MLSPKRVKFRKRQRGRLKGTDERGSKVSFGEFGLKAVTSGRLTARQIEAARITINRQVKRGGKLWIRIFPHLPITKKPAETRMGKGKGNPEFWIAEIRPGRVLFEMSGIDEATAKKALDLAAYKLPVQTEFVKRSML; encoded by the coding sequence ATGTTATCACCTAAAAGAGTTAAGTTCAGAAAGAGACAAAGAGGAAGGCTGAAAGGAACCGACGAACGTGGTTCTAAAGTTTCCTTTGGCGAGTTCGGCCTAAAGGCCGTTACTTCCGGTCGCTTGACTGCAAGACAGATAGAAGCAGCAAGGATCACTATCAACCGCCAAGTAAAAAGAGGCGGGAAATTATGGATCAGGATTTTCCCTCATCTTCCTATTACCAAGAAACCTGCGGAAACTCGTATGGGTAAAGGTAAAGGAAACCCTGAGTTCTGGATCGCAGAGATCAGACCTGGTCGTGTTCTGTTCGAAATGAGCGGGATCGACGAGGCAACTGCTAAGAAGGCTTTGGATCTGGCAGCGTATAAACTTCCGGTCCAAACCGAATTCGTGAAGAGGTCCATGCTGTGA
- the rpmC gene encoding 50S ribosomal protein L29, with protein sequence MKKIKLAELKDAEILAQLEDAHKVIRTARFQYGVARSLENPKIIANAKRKIARLLTIQKNRELAAKPGSTKTKRYSRATRKSQALAKINANAKKAAKAKN encoded by the coding sequence GTGAAAAAGATCAAACTCGCAGAATTGAAAGACGCTGAGATTTTAGCTCAGTTGGAAGACGCTCATAAGGTGATCCGTACGGCTCGCTTCCAATATGGAGTGGCTCGTTCTTTGGAAAACCCAAAGATCATCGCTAACGCGAAGAGAAAGATCGCTCGCCTTCTCACAATACAAAAAAACAGAGAGTTGGCGGCAAAACCGGGATCCACTAAGACCAAGCGCTATTCTAGAGCGACTCGTAAGTCTCAGGCTTTGGCTAAGATAAACGCTAACGCTAAGAAAGCTGCTAAGGCTAAGAATTGA
- the rpsQ gene encoding 30S ribosomal protein S17, with translation METAKKHIKKSLLSEGKVVSTAMDKTLVMIVETRKTHPKFRKIVRRTVKMKVHDERNECQVGDKILAIETRPLSREKRHRLFKIVEKAK, from the coding sequence ATGGAAACTGCAAAGAAGCATATAAAGAAATCCCTTCTTAGCGAAGGTAAAGTCGTAAGCACCGCTATGGATAAAACCTTAGTGATGATCGTGGAAACACGTAAGACTCACCCTAAGTTCAGGAAGATCGTTCGTAGAACCGTAAAAATGAAGGTTCATGACGAAAGAAATGAATGCCAAGTAGGAGACAAGATCCTCGCGATTGAAACTCGCCCTCTGTCTCGTGAAAAGCGTCACCGTCTATTTAAGATCGTAGAAAAGGCAAAGTAA